Genomic segment of Ralstonia pickettii:
AGGAGCACAGAGATGGGCGCAGCAGAACGCATGTCCAACATGATCGGCAGCTCCCGTACAGTCAGCGCGACGAGCAGCTCGATTCCTGACCTGCTCGGGGTGCCACAGCTTGAATTCGTCCGCGTAGTTGGCCGCGAAGCCCTGAGCGAGCTGTTTACTTACACGGTCGATCTGCGCCCCGTCTCCCTCGCCGCCGACCAATCCATGCTCGAATCCGACCTGGATGCCGCCATCGGCCACGAGATGACTTTGTCGATTGAACTGGACGGCATGGGCGCTGGCCTGCTTGGCGGCGTCGGTGCAGGAACGCGAGAAATCACCGGGCTCATCACCGCCATCGAACTCATCGGCGGCGTGGACGACAACCGGCGCTACCGCTACACCCTGCGTCCTTGGCTCTGGTTGGCGACGAGGACCTCTGACTACAAAGCCTTCCAGAACAGAACCGTCATCGACATCCTCGATGAAGTCCTCGCCGACTACAACTTCAGCGTCGACAAGCGTCTGGACACCAGCGTCTACCCCAAACTGATCTGGGAAGTGCAGCACGGCGAAACCGACGCTCACTTCATCCAACGCCTCACCGAACAATGGGGCATCAGCTACTTCTTCGAACACGACGGCGGACATCATCGCCTAGTCCTCGTTTCTGAATCGGGCGCCTGGCGCAAGTTTCCCAGTGCGGCATATCACACCTTGCCGATCTACCCGCAAGGCTTTAAGGTCGACCAGGAGCACCTCACGCGCTTCGAACCTATCAACCGCCTGTGCACTGGCAAAGTCACGTTCAAGGACTACGACCCGCGCCAGCCCAAAGCCGATCTGACCACCGACGACAGCCTGCCGCGCGACACGCTGTTCTCCGAGTTCGAGCGCTACGAATACGAACCCGGCCTCTACGCCAGCCGAGACATTGGCAGCCTGCACGCCCGCATCCATATGGAAACGCACCGCGCCAAAGGCCGGCGCATGCGTGGCGTCGGCAATCTGCGTGGTGTCACGGCCGGCAACACCTATCATATTGCCAACCACGACCACGACGCGCTCAACCGCGAAGTCCTGATTGTGAGCACCGAGCTGTTGCTCGAAGACGTGGGCATCCACAGCGGCGGCACTCAGCAATACACCTGCCGCGTCAGCTTCGAAGCCCAGCCGACGGATGAAGTCTTGCGTCCCGCACTCACGGCGCACAAGCGCCGCGTCCAAGGCATCCAGCGCGCCGTCGTCACAGGCCCCGAGAACCAAGAGATCTGGACCAACGACCACGGCTGCGTCAAAGTCCAGTTCGAATGGGACCGGTACGGCCAATACGACGAGAATTCGTCACCCTGGGTGCGCGTGTCCAACGGCTGGTCGGGCGACCAGTTCGGCACCATGCACGTTCCCCGCATTGGGCAGGAAGTCCTCGTTGACTACCTCAACGGCGATCCGAACACGCCCATCATCGTCGGGCGCGTCCCCAACCAGCTCAACACACCGCCCTGGAGTCTGCCCACCCAGCACGCCTTGTCCGGTGTTGCCAGCAAAGAGCTCTTTGGGCAGCGGCGCAACCACCTGCTGATGGACGACACGCAGGGCCAGATCCAGGCCCAGTTGTCGTCTGACCATCTGACATCCCAACTCAACCTGGGCTATCTGACTAGCGTCCCCGGCAACCCCGGCAGAAAGGATGCCCGGGGCGAGGGCTTCGATCTGCGCACCGATGGCCAGGGCAGCCTGCGAGGAGGCAGGGGCCTGTTCTTTACCGCAGAGGGGCAAATCGCCGCCGTTGGCGGTCACCTTACGCGCGACGAATTTATCCGTTGCATGCGCGCAGCGCTAGAGGCGGCCGAATCTCTGGGCAACTACAGCAGCCAGCACGAAGCGCTCAAGACCGACACCGATCCGCAATCCCAGCTCACCCAAGCCATTGAAGACTGGGACGCGGGCGCCAACAATCACAAGGACGCGGGAGGACAGGGCGGGCAACGCATCATCGGCGCCTACGCCCCGGCCGGCATGGCCTTCGCTACACCCGAGACGCTGACCAGCTACGCCGGCAAGCATATCGACACCATATCGAAGCTCAACCAGCAATACACCGCTGGTCAGCAGTACGTTGTCAACGGCGGCACTGGGATCAGCCTGTTTGCCCACAGTGGTGACTGGAAGGCGATCGCCCACCGGGGCCAACTTGTACTGCAGGCACAAGCCAAGAGCATCGAGGTCAATGCCAAGACCGACGTGGTCATCACGGCCACTGACGGCACGGTGCTGCTCAACGCCAAGACGGGTATCACGATCATGAGCGGCAACGCCGGCATCCGCATTGCCGACGGCTGCGTGGACATCTTTGGGCCGACACGCGTGCATGCGCATACCGCTGACTTTGATGCGCCGGGGCCGCAGAGCATTTCTGCTGCTATGAACGACTGGACGAACAGCCCATTCGACGAGGGCTTCCAACTTCTGGATGAGGCAACAGGCAAGCCGCTGGCCCAATACCGCTACGAGCTGATCCGACAGGACGGCACCGTGATTTCCGGTGTGACCGGCCATGACGGCCATCTTTCACAGCAGTGCAGTGAGATTGCGGAAGCGCTGGAACTACGCATTCTTGGATGTGCTTTCTGAACGCCAAGACGAGGGCGTTACAAGAATAGACGACAGAACGATATGGCAGATCAACCAAACAAAAACACTGGCCCCAGAGTTGCAACGGGCCACCCCAGCCCCGACGGGTCGATGCGGTATAGCTGGAACCTGACATCCACTGACCTGACCGATCTGGTTCAACTGAGACTTCAACCGGTACCGGTGCTGCCCATTATTTTTGTGCCGGGCATTATGGGGAGCAACCTAAAGAGCAAACCGAGCGGGCGAGACAAGGGGACCGCTGTCTGGCGGTTAAATGATGTAGCCGGGAGCGGTAAGCCTTTAGGGCTGGCGAAAGAAATGATCTTCAAGAAGGCAGGCGAGCGGCAAGCCGCGCTGAACCCCAGCACGACCGTCGTTGACAACGAGGGTGCGCTTCCCTCGCGCCCTGCGGGCAGCATACGCAGCCAGGCCGAATATATGGCACGCGGTTGGGGGGAGGTGGGTGAGGCGAGTTACCACAGCTTTCTGGTGTGGTTGGAAGAGGCACTTAACAGCAGCACTAAGTCCCACAACCGGAAGCTGGAGGAGACGCTCAAGGCAGCCTTTGACAATAACGGACATGCGCTCGGTGCAGTCAAACCGTTTGAGCCTTGCCACGTGTCCGACATCAATCAGGCCCTGCGGTGGCACTACCCCGTGTATGCATGCGGCTACAACTGGCTGCAAGACAACAAGGAATCTGCCCAGACGCTCAAGAAACGAATCGAAAGCGTGATCCGGGCCCACAACCAAGGGTTCGGGCAATGCGAGCAGGTTCTCGTGATCACCCATTCCATGGGCGGACTGGTGGCGCGCGCCTGTGCACAACTGCAAGGCATGGCCGGCAGGATTGCAGGCATTGTGCACGGCGTTATGCCTGCCACAGGTGCGCCGGTCGCGTACCGCCGTTGCAAGGTGGGCATGTGGGACGAGGATTACAAAGCAGGTCTCGTGATCGGCAATAATGGCCAGGACGTGACCGCTGTGTTCGCCCAATCCCCCGGCGCGCTCGAGTTGCTGCCATCCGGGCAATACAACAACCACTGGCTGCGCGTAAAAGACCCGTCCGGTACCGACATGCTGCCTCCCATTGCCGATCCCTATGAAGGAATCTACGGGATCAAGGACAAGTGGTGGGGCTTGATCAAGGAGGAGTGGTTGGCACCGGAGGGCGGAACGAATTTGCAGTGGACTGACGCGGTAACGAATATACGTAAGGCCAAGGAGTTTCACGCCAGCATTATCAACAGCTACCACGCAAACACCTACGGCTTCCATGGCGCCGATCCCAAGCAGGCCAGCTTCGAGCATGTCGAATGGCGTATGAAGATCGGGCAGTCGCCCACCGATGGATCGCGGCCTCCCAACCCGCAGTCAGTGATGCAGATGTCGCCGCAGGCAGCGCGTATTGAGGGGAGTACCCCGGAATACGTGGGCGGCCAAGGTAAGCGAAGCCATTACGAACTGCATGCCGCAAAGCAGGATGGCAGCGGAGACGGCACAGTCCCAGCCAGTTCGGGCCGCATGCCGGCCGGCGCGGCGAACGTCAAACAGTGGTTTGCCCTGAAGGGGTTTAAGCACGAACCCGCCTATAAGGACGACAGTGCCCGTGTGGCCACACTGTACGCCATTGTCAAATTAACTGCACAAGCACGCGAACCGAAGAGGGCCGGCGCATGATGATGGCCCGTTCTGTTCGCACCGCATTCCTAGCCAGCCTGTTACTTGTCGATTGCCAGCGTGCAACCCCCAGCCCATTTCCACCCATGGACCTAAACCAACCTTTTAAGACTCACTGTGTAGGCCGCATGTTGATCGACCTGCCTGAAGAGATTCGTCAGTATCCCGATAGCCTGCCGGGTGGTTACGTCAAGCTCTTTTATGGGCTGGACAAGAACTTCAGAACCGTTGACGTGATCGTTCCCGAGCAACGGCAACCGGAAGTCGAGCCGACGCTTTTGCGGGAAAAATTTGAGCAGGCCGTGCGTGAGCGCCAAGACGAGTTGCGTGCGAAATTGAACGAGAAGACCAAGGCGCCGATGCTAGTGTCTTCCAGGCCGGTTGGTGAGAACGGCGTGCTGATCCGACGGTACGAAAGTGCGCAGTTGGGCGACGTTTTCGTGAGCGAGCTACATCTGCTTGCTGATGGTATTCGGTATGTTGTTTTCGGGGCAGCGATTTATCCCATTGGGGGCATGTATGGCGAAGATGGGGAAACTGCCGAAGTAGTCGAATCTCGCCTAAAGAATCTCGCTGCCAACACGCGCGCCTATATCAACGCAGAAAGTGCGGGGCCGGGCTTTTGTGTCGACGGCGTTGTGCTCAATGACAAACACGACGACGAGCGCGGCAAATTCGAGTTTGGCAGCTCCTTCCACAAGGACGTGGGCTTCGATATCTACACAGAAGCACTGACTGAGCAAGATGAGGGGTTGCACGCGCGGGCCGCAGAGCGAATGGCGGGTGCGCCAGCGGGGTTTTGGGCGGGGTTTCATACCCTGCGAAAAGGTATCCGACAAGTGGCGGGAATGCAGGCAGAAGAATCGCTGCATGACTTTACCGAGCAGAAGGTCAAGCAGCAGCTATTTGTAGTCGAAACCTGGCGTGATCTTCCTGCCTATGAGCAACCAAGCATGCAAATGCGCATGAGCACTGGCGGCCAGCTCAACACGGGCGAATACGTCAGCACCTCGCTGAACAACGACGACGCGGTGCGCCTGTGGGACAAGATCGTGAATTCAATCCGGGTGAGACCGGGAGCGGTTGGTCCATCAGGCAAAGCCATGACCAAACGCTGAGGCGTTCGTGTGGGCAGTTGCCGCAGACGAAAATTCGCATGCCTCGACCGGAAATCGGAGAATTATCTTTAAGACGTTTTTGCGATACCGATATGTTTCATCGTATTAAATGGGCGATATTCCTTCCGCTGGCGCTGATGTTTGCGGTGTGGGTTGCAATCGCTGGCTATTATTCATTCGGATGCGGATCCGACGGGTGGGGGTACGCGCTCGCCCTCATGATCATCTTTGTGATTGCAGTTCCTTGGGTTTCAGCTGTGGCCGTACTGGGAATTTTGGCAGCGATTTTGGCATCATTCTCAATTGAGCCATACATGCTTCTTCGCCGAGGGACTTCAGTGATTGGTATGGGCGCTGCAGTTCCTGTTGGCTTGTTTGTTGGTGGCTACTTGATGGCGTTCGTCGTGCAATCGCATCCTCGCTGTGGGTTCGGCTTTTGATGAGGAATGGTGCGTACACCGTCGTCAGGTGAGTGCTGGGACACTGCTGTAAACGATAAGCCCGCTGGGACATGTGAGGAGCCGGGCGGTGGGGCCTGTCAGTAATTTCGTGATGGCATAGGCACTTTGCCCCTGAAAATCGCAATCGACTCGGTAGAAGTTCCCCACCCAAATCCGCTACAATCCATCCCATTCCGAGGAGCGTTGCAACGACCGGCCCAAGTTCAGACGGGGCGGCCGCCAGGCTCGGAAGTTCAAACGGCGCTCGCAGTATCGTGGCTGACACGATGGCGAGAACGCTTCTATCCGGGGCCCCAGCACGGGCCCCGTCTCAGTGGTCATCTCCCCGCGTGCGGTCACCCCTCTTTTTCGGAGTGATCCAATGAACGCTGTCACCGATCTGAAACACGACTACCTCGTCGCCGACATCAAGCTGGCCGACTGGGGCCGCAAGGAAATCGCCATCGCCGAGACCGAAATGCCCGGTCTGATGGCGATTCGCGAGGAATTTGCCGCGAGCCAGCCGCTCAAGGGCGCGCGCATTGCCGGCTCGCTGCACATGACGATCCAGACCGCCGTGCTGATCGAGACGCTCAAGGCACTCGGCGCCGACGTGCGCTGGGCCTCGTGCAACATCTTCTCGACGCAGGACCACGCTGCCGCCGCGATTGCCGCAACGGGCACGCCGGTGTTTGCGTTCAAGGGCGAGTCGCTCCAGGAATACTGGGACTTCACCCACCGCATCTTCGAATGGGCCGACGGCGGCACCCCCAATATGATCCTGGACGACGGCGGCGACGCAACGCTGCTGCTGCATCTGGGCGCCAAGGCCGAGAAGGACGCCTCCGTCCTTGCCAATCCGGGCAGCGAAGAAGAAACCTTCCTGTTTGCCGCCATCAAGGAAAAGCTGGCCAAGGACGCAACGTTCTACAGCCGCAACCTCGACGCCATCAAGGGCGTGACCGAAGAAACCACCACGGGCGTGCACCGCCTGTACCAGATGGCCCAGCGCGGCGAACTGCGCTTCCCGGCCATCAACGTCAACGACTCGGTCACCAAGAGCAAGTTCGACAACCTGTACGGCTGCCGTGAATCGCTGGTCGACGGCATCAAGCGCGCCACCGACGTGATGATCGCCGGCAAGGTGGCGATCGTGGCCGGCTACGGCGACGTGGGCAAGGGCTCGGCACAGGCACTGCGCGCACTGTCGGCGCAAGTGTGGGTGACGGAGATCGACCCGATCTGCGCGCTGCAGGCCGCCATGGAAGGCTACCGCGTGGTCACGATGGACTACGCCGCCGAGCACGGCGACATCTTCGTGACCTGCACGGGCAACTACCACGTCATCACGCACGATCACATGGCCAAGATGAAGGACCAGGCCATCGTCTGCAACATCGGCCACTTCGACAACGAGATCGACATCGCGTCCGTCGAGAAGTACCAGTGGGAAGAGATCAAGCCGCAGGTCGATCACGTGATCTTCCCCGACGGCAAGAAGATCATCATTCTGGCCAAGGGCCGCCTGGTGAACCTGGGTTGCGCCACGGGCCACCCGTCGTACGTGATGAGCAGCTCGTTTGCCAACCAGACCATCGCGCAGATCGAGCTGTGGACGGAAGCGGTGAAGGGCTCGAACAAGTACCCGGTGGGCGTGTACACGCTGCCCAAGCACCTGGACGAGAAGGTCGCGCGCCTGCAGCTGAAGAAGCTGAACGCGCAACTGACCGAGCTGACCGACCAGCAAGCTGCGTACATTGGCGTAAGCAAGGAAGGCCCGTACAAGGCTGACCATTACCGCTACTAAGCCGTACCTGCCGGCGGCATTCCCCGCCGCCGGCGCTATCACCGAGGACTGCTCCATGAGACTGCTCGCTGTCTGGGTCATCAACGCGCTGGCGTTGCTTCTTGTCGCTTACCTGCTCAAAGGCATTCACGTGAATGGCTTCGGCTCCGCGCTGATCGCAGCGCTGGTGCTGGGTCTGGTCAACACGCTGATCCGCCCGATCCTGGTGATCCTCACCCTGCCGGTGACGCTGCTCACGCTCGGGCTGTTCATCTTCATCATCAACGCGCTGCTGTTTCTGTTTGTCGGCAACCTGCTGG
This window contains:
- a CDS encoding type VI secretion system Vgr family protein, translating into MGAAERMSNMIGSSRTVSATSSSIPDLLGVPQLEFVRVVGREALSELFTYTVDLRPVSLAADQSMLESDLDAAIGHEMTLSIELDGMGAGLLGGVGAGTREITGLITAIELIGGVDDNRRYRYTLRPWLWLATRTSDYKAFQNRTVIDILDEVLADYNFSVDKRLDTSVYPKLIWEVQHGETDAHFIQRLTEQWGISYFFEHDGGHHRLVLVSESGAWRKFPSAAYHTLPIYPQGFKVDQEHLTRFEPINRLCTGKVTFKDYDPRQPKADLTTDDSLPRDTLFSEFERYEYEPGLYASRDIGSLHARIHMETHRAKGRRMRGVGNLRGVTAGNTYHIANHDHDALNREVLIVSTELLLEDVGIHSGGTQQYTCRVSFEAQPTDEVLRPALTAHKRRVQGIQRAVVTGPENQEIWTNDHGCVKVQFEWDRYGQYDENSSPWVRVSNGWSGDQFGTMHVPRIGQEVLVDYLNGDPNTPIIVGRVPNQLNTPPWSLPTQHALSGVASKELFGQRRNHLLMDDTQGQIQAQLSSDHLTSQLNLGYLTSVPGNPGRKDARGEGFDLRTDGQGSLRGGRGLFFTAEGQIAAVGGHLTRDEFIRCMRAALEAAESLGNYSSQHEALKTDTDPQSQLTQAIEDWDAGANNHKDAGGQGGQRIIGAYAPAGMAFATPETLTSYAGKHIDTISKLNQQYTAGQQYVVNGGTGISLFAHSGDWKAIAHRGQLVLQAQAKSIEVNAKTDVVITATDGTVLLNAKTGITIMSGNAGIRIADGCVDIFGPTRVHAHTADFDAPGPQSISAAMNDWTNSPFDEGFQLLDEATGKPLAQYRYELIRQDGTVISGVTGHDGHLSQQCSEIAEALELRILGCAF
- a CDS encoding esterase/lipase family protein, which codes for MADQPNKNTGPRVATGHPSPDGSMRYSWNLTSTDLTDLVQLRLQPVPVLPIIFVPGIMGSNLKSKPSGRDKGTAVWRLNDVAGSGKPLGLAKEMIFKKAGERQAALNPSTTVVDNEGALPSRPAGSIRSQAEYMARGWGEVGEASYHSFLVWLEEALNSSTKSHNRKLEETLKAAFDNNGHALGAVKPFEPCHVSDINQALRWHYPVYACGYNWLQDNKESAQTLKKRIESVIRAHNQGFGQCEQVLVITHSMGGLVARACAQLQGMAGRIAGIVHGVMPATGAPVAYRRCKVGMWDEDYKAGLVIGNNGQDVTAVFAQSPGALELLPSGQYNNHWLRVKDPSGTDMLPPIADPYEGIYGIKDKWWGLIKEEWLAPEGGTNLQWTDAVTNIRKAKEFHASIINSYHANTYGFHGADPKQASFEHVEWRMKIGQSPTDGSRPPNPQSVMQMSPQAARIEGSTPEYVGGQGKRSHYELHAAKQDGSGDGTVPASSGRMPAGAANVKQWFALKGFKHEPAYKDDSARVATLYAIVKLTAQAREPKRAGA
- a CDS encoding T6SS immunity protein Tli4 family protein, yielding MLIDLPEEIRQYPDSLPGGYVKLFYGLDKNFRTVDVIVPEQRQPEVEPTLLREKFEQAVRERQDELRAKLNEKTKAPMLVSSRPVGENGVLIRRYESAQLGDVFVSELHLLADGIRYVVFGAAIYPIGGMYGEDGETAEVVESRLKNLAANTRAYINAESAGPGFCVDGVVLNDKHDDERGKFEFGSSFHKDVGFDIYTEALTEQDEGLHARAAERMAGAPAGFWAGFHTLRKGIRQVAGMQAEESLHDFTEQKVKQQLFVVETWRDLPAYEQPSMQMRMSTGGQLNTGEYVSTSLNNDDAVRLWDKIVNSIRVRPGAVGPSGKAMTKR
- the ahcY gene encoding adenosylhomocysteinase, with amino-acid sequence MNAVTDLKHDYLVADIKLADWGRKEIAIAETEMPGLMAIREEFAASQPLKGARIAGSLHMTIQTAVLIETLKALGADVRWASCNIFSTQDHAAAAIAATGTPVFAFKGESLQEYWDFTHRIFEWADGGTPNMILDDGGDATLLLHLGAKAEKDASVLANPGSEEETFLFAAIKEKLAKDATFYSRNLDAIKGVTEETTTGVHRLYQMAQRGELRFPAINVNDSVTKSKFDNLYGCRESLVDGIKRATDVMIAGKVAIVAGYGDVGKGSAQALRALSAQVWVTEIDPICALQAAMEGYRVVTMDYAAEHGDIFVTCTGNYHVITHDHMAKMKDQAIVCNIGHFDNEIDIASVEKYQWEEIKPQVDHVIFPDGKKIIILAKGRLVNLGCATGHPSYVMSSSFANQTIAQIELWTEAVKGSNKYPVGVYTLPKHLDEKVARLQLKKLNAQLTELTDQQAAYIGVSKEGPYKADHYRY
- a CDS encoding phage holin family protein, coding for MRLLAVWVINALALLLVAYLLKGIHVNGFGSALIAALVLGLVNTLIRPILVILTLPVTLLTLGLFIFIINALLFLFVGNLLAGFQVASFGAALLGSILYSVISWLLSSLLLREA